A window of Vicinamibacteria bacterium contains these coding sequences:
- a CDS encoding serine hydrolase domain-containing protein, with product MVRRNINRWLAPGLAACGCLSFAAATGAAPPGPSASILAVEVDARLQALERSGFSGAVLWIRKDSVILEKGYGLADREAGRPITPRTVFDIGSIVKPITASAIWKLQADGKLAVSDPITRFFANVPPDKAEITVQQLLSHRSGLDDIFGDDYDVVARDWVLDKALSSRLIGKPGEKARYSNAGYSLLAMIIEKVSGQPYERYVQGSILTPAGTPNIGYKIPLWAREDLAVGYEKGKRWGSPLDHPWASDGPSWNLRGNGGMLATAADLQKLMEALQNGPVLPITARADFKEHYVKKGDDGSLRIRVIGGNGIFNADYIKSFDADATLILMTNVDAFPAEKITPDLMDIVFRKE from the coding sequence ATGGTGAGAAGAAACATCAACCGTTGGCTGGCTCCCGGGCTCGCCGCTTGTGGCTGCCTCTCCTTCGCCGCCGCCACGGGCGCCGCCCCCCCCGGACCCAGTGCAAGCATCCTCGCCGTGGAAGTCGATGCTCGTTTACAGGCCCTCGAGCGCAGCGGCTTTTCGGGAGCAGTCCTCTGGATCCGCAAAGACAGCGTCATACTGGAAAAGGGCTACGGGCTCGCCGATCGGGAGGCTGGTCGACCGATCACGCCCCGGACGGTGTTCGACATCGGCTCGATCGTGAAGCCCATCACCGCGTCCGCCATCTGGAAGCTCCAAGCGGATGGAAAGCTCGCCGTCAGCGACCCGATCACGAGGTTCTTCGCGAACGTCCCGCCCGACAAAGCCGAGATCACTGTGCAACAACTATTGAGTCACAGGTCGGGACTGGACGACATCTTCGGCGACGACTACGACGTCGTAGCTCGGGATTGGGTGCTAGACAAGGCTCTGTCGTCCAGATTGATAGGCAAACCAGGCGAGAAGGCCCGCTACTCCAATGCCGGCTACAGCCTACTCGCGATGATCATCGAGAAGGTCTCTGGCCAGCCGTATGAACGGTACGTGCAAGGGAGCATCCTAACACCCGCGGGCACGCCTAACATCGGCTACAAAATCCCGCTTTGGGCGCGTGAGGATCTCGCGGTGGGCTATGAGAAAGGCAAGCGCTGGGGAAGCCCGCTCGACCATCCCTGGGCGTCAGACGGGCCTTCATGGAACTTGCGCGGCAATGGTGGGATGTTGGCCACGGCAGCGGACCTCCAGAAGTTGATGGAGGCCCTGCAAAACGGCCCTGTTCTGCCCATCACGGCCAGGGCAGATTTTAAGGAGCATTACGTCAAGAAAGGCGATGACGGCTCGCTACGGATCCGGGTGATTGGCGGGAACGGCATCTTCAACGCCGACTATATCAAGTCGTTCGACGCCGACGCGACCTTGATCCTGATGACTAACGTCGACGCCTTCCCAGCGGAGAAGATCACCCCCGACCTCATGGACATTGTGTTCCGCAAAGAGTAG
- a CDS encoding M55 family metallopeptidase, producing the protein MMWLSGARPGFITCAWALLSLAGTLSATAASPTKLKVFVSVDMEGIAGVVVERQTGPEGHDYALHREQMMAEANAAIAGAFDAGATEVVVLDSHGSGTNLRPDLLDPRASLISGTPRPWGMVAGLDGSFDAMVFVGYHASGSVPDGVLAHTFNLSPLSVRLNGQVVGEGGLSAAVGGHFNVPVVFGAGDRAFVRQFQGLRTGAELLATKDGLSSSSAALVHPYVVVEGIRKGVKAGLERRATISPWQLGKPITLEVELGNTAEADRVMLIPAMARVDGRTVRYVAPDAPTMYRIFVLIDRLTGR; encoded by the coding sequence ATGATGTGGCTCTCTGGCGCTCGGCCCGGATTCATCACCTGCGCTTGGGCGCTGCTGTCCCTCGCCGGAACGCTCTCGGCCACGGCCGCTTCCCCGACCAAGCTCAAGGTGTTCGTATCCGTCGACATGGAGGGGATCGCGGGGGTCGTGGTCGAGCGACAGACAGGCCCGGAGGGTCACGACTACGCTCTCCATCGCGAGCAGATGATGGCGGAGGCCAACGCCGCGATCGCGGGCGCCTTCGATGCCGGTGCCACGGAGGTGGTGGTGCTCGACTCGCACGGTAGCGGCACGAACTTGCGCCCGGACTTGCTCGACCCTAGAGCCTCGCTGATCTCGGGCACGCCGCGGCCATGGGGGATGGTGGCCGGCCTGGACGGGAGCTTCGATGCGATGGTCTTCGTGGGCTACCACGCCAGCGGCTCCGTTCCGGATGGTGTGCTCGCCCATACGTTCAACCTGTCCCCGCTGTCGGTTCGACTCAATGGGCAGGTCGTCGGCGAAGGAGGATTGAGCGCCGCGGTGGGGGGGCATTTCAACGTCCCCGTCGTCTTCGGCGCCGGTGATCGCGCCTTCGTGCGCCAGTTCCAGGGGCTTAGGACAGGAGCCGAACTGCTCGCGACGAAGGATGGCCTTTCCAGCTCGTCGGCCGCGCTCGTCCACCCCTACGTCGTGGTTGAGGGAATACGCAAAGGCGTCAAGGCCGGGCTCGAGCGCCGTGCGACGATCTCTCCCTGGCAGCTGGGCAAACCGATCACGCTTGAGGTTGAGCTGGGGAACACTGCTGAGGCGGATCGTGTGATGCTTATTCCAGCGATGGCCCGAGTGGATGGCCGCACCGTGCGATACGTGGCACCGGATGCGCCCACGATGTACCGCATTTTCGTCCTGATCGATCGTCTCACGGGCCGCTAG
- a CDS encoding M55 family metallopeptidase yields MLRSGLVALALVWSAAAPRTLAAPRLNVFISTDMEGVGGVVGEAQVQASGYDYDFSRRIMTAETNAAVAAAFAAGATRVTVIDAHGSGTNLMARDLDRRVILVSGFPMPGGMMQGISSDEDAVVFIGYHAHAGVADAIMGHTYTDGLRRVVLNGHEVGEFGLNAALAGHFGVPVVFMSGDRAAIDEARGLCPAIEGVVVKEGLTRSAARLTHPEEVQKRISDGVGRALARRSGVPPVRLTAPITLEVELATTLQADNAALVPGVERVNGTTVRYRSDSMVDIYRFSMLVDRLTG; encoded by the coding sequence ATGCTGAGGTCGGGCCTGGTCGCCTTGGCGCTGGTATGGAGCGCCGCGGCGCCACGCACGCTGGCAGCGCCGCGGCTGAACGTGTTCATTTCCACGGACATGGAGGGAGTCGGCGGGGTTGTTGGAGAAGCACAAGTACAGGCCTCGGGTTACGACTACGATTTTTCCCGGCGGATAATGACGGCGGAGACGAACGCGGCGGTTGCCGCGGCCTTTGCGGCGGGCGCGACCCGCGTCACCGTGATCGATGCGCATGGCTCGGGCACCAACCTGATGGCCCGCGACCTCGATCGACGAGTCATCCTGGTCTCCGGCTTTCCCATGCCCGGCGGGATGATGCAGGGGATCAGCTCCGATGAGGACGCGGTCGTGTTCATCGGGTACCACGCGCATGCCGGCGTTGCCGACGCCATCATGGGACACACCTACACGGACGGTCTCCGCCGGGTGGTGCTGAACGGTCACGAGGTGGGGGAGTTCGGGCTGAACGCGGCACTCGCGGGACACTTCGGCGTACCGGTCGTATTCATGTCAGGTGACCGGGCCGCGATCGATGAAGCACGAGGCCTCTGCCCCGCGATCGAGGGAGTTGTGGTGAAAGAGGGCCTCACCCGGTCGGCCGCCCGCTTGACGCACCCGGAGGAGGTTCAGAAGAGGATCTCGGACGGCGTTGGGCGGGCGCTGGCACGCCGCTCGGGAGTCCCCCCGGTTCGCCTGACTGCTCCCATCACCCTTGAGGTGGAGCTCGCGACGACCCTCCAGGCCGACAACGCAGCCCTCGTGCCCGGCGTCGAGAGGGTCAACGGCACCACGGTGAGGTACCGCTCCGACAGCATGGTCGACATCTACCGCTTCTCCATGCTGGTGGACCGGCTAACCGGATGA
- a CDS encoding alpha/beta fold hydrolase has translation MSIQLGLGLTAILLTPFGLSDAVSFDQSASASDPWHVAGPPTVISQEVRFSNAGASLVGTAYLPNTGDRLPAVVVLHSAGAATREAALYRHLREGLPALGVAVLIYDRRGSGQSSGSLQGADHEMLADDAVAGQHALAKLSRIDPAKIGFWGLSQGGWLAVLAAGRSQNAAFAISISAPLVTADEQMQFATSNLLAVRGFSQEDVREMLETRRAWTGYLRGTNPREVAIDALSKAQSKPWFNLTYMPKASDLANDQAIRRSLDDDPVAAVLKARVPLLFLYGGSDPWVPVAQSMKRLEALSGQRHNIESGIIPNANHELMFPVKETMQVNADTDRNDAPEAPSYFMLLGSWLSRRFPNR, from the coding sequence ATGTCGATCCAATTGGGACTGGGACTGACGGCAATACTCCTCACACCGTTTGGCCTATCCGATGCCGTGTCCTTCGACCAATCCGCGAGCGCCTCGGATCCCTGGCATGTAGCCGGACCTCCGACCGTCATCTCGCAAGAGGTTCGATTCAGCAACGCCGGTGCAAGTCTGGTTGGTACGGCCTATCTCCCGAACACTGGAGATCGCTTGCCTGCCGTAGTGGTCTTGCATTCTGCGGGAGCGGCGACGCGGGAAGCGGCTCTCTACCGCCATCTGCGAGAAGGATTGCCTGCGTTGGGTGTCGCGGTGCTGATCTATGATCGGCGTGGGAGTGGTCAGTCTTCCGGAAGCCTTCAGGGCGCCGACCATGAGATGCTGGCCGACGACGCCGTCGCCGGACAGCACGCGTTGGCAAAGCTTTCCCGCATTGATCCGGCCAAGATCGGGTTTTGGGGACTGAGCCAGGGTGGTTGGCTCGCCGTGCTGGCAGCGGGGCGCAGCCAGAACGCCGCCTTCGCGATTTCCATCTCCGCGCCGCTCGTCACCGCGGATGAACAGATGCAATTTGCGACGAGCAACTTGCTCGCGGTTCGCGGCTTTTCTCAGGAGGATGTTCGAGAAATGCTCGAGACGCGAAGGGCGTGGACCGGCTATCTACGGGGCACAAACCCACGTGAGGTAGCAATCGATGCTCTAAGCAAGGCACAATCCAAACCCTGGTTCAACCTTACCTACATGCCCAAAGCATCTGATCTCGCTAATGATCAAGCGATCCGCAGGAGTCTGGATGATGACCCTGTGGCGGCTGTTCTGAAGGCTAGGGTTCCGCTGCTCTTTCTCTATGGAGGTTCCGATCCATGGGTTCCCGTCGCTCAATCCATGAAGCGGCTAGAAGCGTTGAGTGGTCAGCGCCACAACATTGAGAGCGGAATCATTCCTAACGCAAACCACGAACTGATGTTTCCGGTGAAAGAGACGATGCAAGTGAACGCTGATACAGATCGCAACGACGCTCCGGAAGCACCCAGTTATTTCATGTTACTCGGATCTTGGCTCTCCCGCCGCTTCCCGAACCGTTGA
- a CDS encoding alkaline phosphatase family protein has product MRRAQWLLAALAFVGVPARAAGPYQTENVVIAVMDGVSWERTFGDPEHRFIPRLWKELRPQGTLYSHFYNNGVTITKAGHSTLATGTWQKMRNRGARQTMPTIFDYLADEQNVAAEKVWVLFGKGRYAYDPTTSFPGYSNRFEPKFEIDIGESTLQNDSDVLAKLLDALKRDRPRLVFANFGATDHLAHSGHWDWHTKAVEHQDGLLTQLWEAIEADPYYKGHTTLILTNDHGYHLDGVREGFAEHGDLCEGCRHIMLLVLGPDTKKGVVVDRPAYQTDVAPTVGELLGFQTPLAQGEPLKDSFLHFVGRNRKEAVTDAGKKAVRMEELAKGNLLKHLADQALENDAKRSAPRTPSPGAAAFYWGLLSAFDKTGDARYLDCVRNWAQRQLASTGELAAYAGVVLAELSYREPDPAARDSERRAAGRIAAEVARGLSPTADWSKPEGLALRAILVASAGEATHDRQLWDKAHEFLVGSLRAMDLELANATALLPKAAGLKTGADFVPVPGKLVPTQASPQGRSNPWLLLAVSKLRSHGLPFKGEFFSDVPDLRAEVAFQTYLVAKDLSRNGELWPDVLDSAINVAAINELLRRKDPFTDIDKVTPFDILRLRPDSPHLLPPLEEIKTQVRKITAVNYNAEFGLPPYRDFDYAADLLRLHAQGPQSDLETGFFLLALDAQPRISVEPDYPSPRN; this is encoded by the coding sequence ATGAGACGCGCACAGTGGTTGCTTGCTGCTCTGGCGTTTGTCGGCGTACCCGCAAGAGCCGCGGGACCTTATCAGACGGAGAACGTCGTGATCGCCGTCATGGATGGCGTTTCTTGGGAGAGGACGTTTGGTGACCCGGAGCATCGATTCATCCCCCGCCTTTGGAAGGAGTTGCGTCCTCAAGGGACGCTCTACAGTCACTTCTACAACAACGGCGTGACCATTACGAAGGCCGGACACTCGACGCTCGCCACGGGAACATGGCAGAAGATGCGAAACCGGGGGGCACGCCAAACAATGCCCACGATCTTCGACTATCTCGCCGACGAGCAAAACGTCGCGGCAGAGAAAGTGTGGGTTCTCTTCGGAAAGGGCCGATACGCGTACGACCCTACAACGTCCTTCCCCGGTTACTCGAATCGGTTCGAGCCTAAGTTCGAAATCGACATCGGAGAGAGCACACTTCAAAACGACTCCGACGTCCTTGCCAAGCTCCTCGACGCCCTGAAGCGGGACCGCCCCCGACTTGTCTTCGCAAACTTCGGTGCTACGGACCACCTGGCGCACAGCGGACATTGGGACTGGCATACAAAGGCCGTCGAGCACCAAGACGGACTCCTGACCCAGCTTTGGGAAGCGATCGAGGCGGACCCCTACTACAAGGGCCATACGACCCTGATTCTGACGAATGACCACGGGTACCACCTCGACGGCGTTCGTGAGGGGTTCGCCGAGCACGGCGATCTCTGTGAGGGTTGCCGGCACATCATGCTGCTCGTGCTGGGTCCGGACACCAAGAAGGGAGTCGTGGTCGATAGGCCCGCCTACCAGACCGACGTGGCCCCCACAGTGGGCGAGCTACTCGGCTTCCAGACTCCACTCGCCCAGGGCGAGCCTCTGAAGGACTCCTTCCTGCACTTCGTTGGCCGGAATCGCAAGGAGGCCGTGACCGACGCCGGCAAGAAGGCCGTCCGCATGGAGGAGCTTGCAAAGGGCAACCTCCTTAAGCACCTGGCGGATCAAGCGCTCGAAAACGACGCCAAACGCTCGGCCCCCCGCACTCCGAGTCCAGGTGCGGCCGCGTTCTATTGGGGCCTCCTCTCCGCCTTCGACAAGACGGGAGATGCGCGCTACCTGGATTGCGTGCGCAACTGGGCCCAGCGCCAACTGGCGTCGACCGGCGAGTTGGCTGCCTATGCCGGGGTCGTGTTGGCCGAACTCAGCTATCGGGAACCAGACCCGGCGGCTCGCGACTCGGAACGCCGCGCCGCAGGAAGGATCGCCGCCGAAGTCGCCCGTGGTCTATCCCCCACCGCGGACTGGAGCAAGCCGGAAGGCCTGGCTCTCCGCGCGATCCTCGTGGCGTCCGCAGGCGAAGCAACCCATGATCGACAACTCTGGGACAAGGCTCACGAGTTCCTGGTTGGAAGCCTGCGCGCGATGGATCTGGAGCTAGCCAATGCAACCGCTCTCCTGCCCAAGGCGGCCGGCTTGAAGACGGGGGCGGACTTCGTGCCGGTCCCGGGAAAGCTCGTCCCGACACAGGCCTCCCCTCAGGGGCGTAGCAATCCGTGGCTCCTTCTCGCAGTGTCGAAGCTACGATCCCACGGACTCCCCTTCAAGGGCGAGTTTTTCTCGGATGTTCCTGACCTGCGCGCCGAGGTTGCCTTCCAGACCTATCTGGTCGCCAAGGACCTCTCGAGGAATGGGGAACTCTGGCCAGACGTTCTTGATTCGGCGATCAACGTCGCGGCAATCAACGAGCTCCTACGCCGCAAGGACCCGTTCACCGACATCGACAAGGTCACCCCGTTCGATATCCTTCGTCTTCGCCCTGACTCTCCACATCTGCTACCTCCGCTCGAGGAGATCAAGACTCAAGTCCGCAAGATCACCGCCGTCAACTACAACGCTGAGTTCGGCCTTCCCCCCTACCGCGACTTTGATTACGCGGCGGACTTGCTCCGCCTGCATGCACAGGGCCCCCAGAGCGACCTCGAGACGGGCTTTTTCCTTCTGGCTCTCGATGCCCAGCCTCGAATCTCTGTCGAGCCGGACTATCCATCCCCGCGCAACTGA
- a CDS encoding amino acid permease: MSKRQSGVLDPLPRSLTLPDLVWIVVGTVIGSGIFIVPAVTLRQNDGYVGPTLVGWTLAGVFSCLGALTYAELAAIKPEAGGLYVYIRDAFGRLPAFLYGWTLLVVIGTGSIAALAVAFGIYLRELFTLPPWMTKVAAVLAIGLICALNVRGVRQTAAVHATVTALKLGAILAMCAALLALGREGPAVMARMWPDAALGRLLPTIGMSMLGGLWAYEGWHYCSFSAGEALDPQRNLPRALGIGMAILVMVYTLANLGYVVTLGPARAAGAERVAAAATSVVAGPIGADLVTIVILLSILSAANGTMLTTPRVYFAMARDGLFFSWLGTLHPQYATPAPAIFVAAMWASVLAVSGTFEQLLNYVVFSAWIFYGLGAAAVFVFRRRLPGPRAFSVPGYPVTPILFLAAAGLLVANTAVTRPIIAAGGAAAVAVGLPAYLLLSGRRSQLDAGGSQGVVPRA; encoded by the coding sequence GTGTCCAAACGTCAGAGTGGTGTTCTTGACCCCCTGCCCCGGAGCCTCACTCTGCCGGACCTGGTCTGGATCGTCGTGGGCACGGTGATCGGATCCGGCATCTTCATCGTGCCGGCGGTCACCCTTCGCCAGAACGACGGGTATGTCGGTCCGACACTGGTCGGATGGACGCTCGCGGGCGTTTTCTCCTGCCTGGGTGCCCTGACCTATGCGGAGCTGGCAGCGATCAAGCCCGAAGCGGGCGGGCTGTACGTCTACATCCGGGATGCCTTCGGTAGGCTCCCCGCGTTCCTCTATGGCTGGACGCTCCTGGTCGTGATTGGTACAGGCTCCATAGCGGCCCTCGCCGTGGCCTTCGGCATCTACCTGCGCGAGCTGTTCACGCTGCCGCCGTGGATGACAAAAGTGGCAGCCGTCCTCGCAATCGGGCTGATCTGCGCGCTCAACGTGCGCGGCGTCCGTCAGACCGCCGCGGTTCACGCTACAGTCACCGCCCTGAAGCTGGGAGCGATCCTTGCCATGTGTGCTGCACTGCTCGCACTGGGGAGGGAGGGCCCGGCAGTAATGGCACGGATGTGGCCGGACGCGGCCCTCGGCCGCCTCCTGCCAACGATCGGCATGTCCATGCTGGGAGGGCTGTGGGCCTACGAGGGATGGCACTATTGCAGCTTCTCGGCCGGCGAGGCCCTCGACCCACAGCGCAATCTGCCGAGGGCGCTCGGGATCGGCATGGCGATCCTGGTGATGGTTTACACGCTTGCCAACCTCGGGTATGTGGTGACCCTGGGACCGGCCCGCGCCGCGGGAGCCGAGCGGGTGGCCGCGGCCGCCACATCGGTGGTGGCGGGCCCCATTGGTGCTGACCTCGTCACGATCGTTATCCTCTTGTCCATCCTCAGCGCAGCCAACGGAACCATGTTGACGACACCTCGTGTCTACTTCGCGATGGCACGGGACGGTCTCTTCTTCTCGTGGCTCGGCACGCTTCATCCGCAGTACGCGACACCGGCACCAGCGATCTTCGTGGCGGCCATGTGGGCGTCCGTGCTCGCCGTGTCAGGGACATTCGAGCAATTGCTCAACTACGTGGTCTTCTCGGCGTGGATCTTCTACGGCCTGGGGGCGGCAGCGGTATTCGTGTTCCGGCGACGTTTGCCTGGCCCGCGGGCGTTTTCCGTGCCTGGGTACCCCGTGACGCCAATTCTGTTCCTTGCCGCGGCCGGGCTTCTCGTCGCCAACACGGCAGTGACGCGGCCGATCATCGCGGCGGGGGGAGCGGCCGCGGTCGCGGTTGGGCTACCCGCCTACCTGCTGCTCTCCGGCCGACGGTCGCAGCTGGACGCGGGCGGGAGCCAGGGCGTGGTGCCAAGGGCATGA